One genomic region from Magallana gigas chromosome 3, xbMagGiga1.1, whole genome shotgun sequence encodes:
- the LOC105333760 gene encoding 3-oxoacyl-[acyl-carrier-protein] synthase, mitochondrial: MTLPARLIPARRVVVTGVGLVTCLGIGKNKVWNRLINGDRCGIRRIKDEEFSPSIPCKIAGYIPEGATDLFTATEQRHLSEGIMYTLTAAEEALTDANWKPCTQVQLEKTGVAVGMGLNGMKEIYTTADRLFNKGYREVNPFFMPKILINMAAGHVSLKYGFQGPNHAVSTACTTGLHAVGDAFRFIQRGEADVMVAGSAEESPNPLIVAGFSRMRALCTKFNDCPAEASRPFDKDRDGFVMSEGAGILILEEMSHAINRGASIYAEVLGYGLSGDAHHMTAPRTDGQGAYRCMMAAIKDAGVNPEDIGYINAHATSTPLGDRAESQAIWRIFKEYNHKPLVSSTKGALGHMLGAAGCVEAAITVLSCHSGVAPPTLNLHQPDTGVELDYVPLVSRKWNADVRTALTNSFGFGGTNGTLCIRSFSDPV, from the exons ATGACGCTGCCAGCTCGCCTTATCCCGGCCCGGCGAGTGGTTGTGACGGGGGTAGGACTTGTCACATGTTTAGGTATAGGAAAAAACAAAGTATGGAACCGTCTTATTAATGGAGATAGATGTGGAATACGAAGGATTAAGGATGAAG AGTTCTCACCAAGCATTCCCTGTAAAATAGCAGGATACATTCCTGAGGGGGCCACCGATCTCTTTACGGCAACTGAGCAGAGACATTTGTCTGAAGGGATAATGTATACACTGACTGCAGCAGAGGAAGCTTTGACAGACGCCAACTGGAAACCTTGCACACAAGTACAACTAGAAAAAACGG GTGTGGCAGTGGGTATGGGATTGAATGGAATGAAGGAAATATACACAACAGCTGATCGATTGTTTAACAAAGGATATAGAGAGGTGAATCCGTTCTTTATGCCAAAAATTTTGATCAACATGGCTGCTGGGCATGTCAgtttaaaatatggatttcAG gGTCCCAACCATGCTGTGTCCACTGCTTGTACGACTGGTCTTCATGCTGTGGGGGATGCATTCAGGTTCATACAGAGGGGGGAGGCTGATGTGATGGTAGCAGGCAGTGCAGAGGAAAGCCCTAACCCCCTGATTGTAGCAGGATTCTCAAG GATGAGAGCATTATGTACAAAGTTCAATGACTGCCCCGCTGAAGCCTCTCGTCCGTTTGACAAAGACAGAGATGGGTTTGTGATGTCAGAGGGAGCGGGAATCTTGATTCTGGAAGAAATGTCTCATGCCATTAACCGTGGGGCATCCATCTATGCCGAAGTTTTAGGGTACGGTTTATCAGGTGATGCCCACCACATGACTGCCCCAAGAACAGATGGACAGGGTGCATACAGGTGCATGATGGCAGCCATTAAAGATGCAGGGGTCAACCCAGAGGACATTGGGTACATCAACGCCCATGCTACTTCCACTCCTTTAGGTGACAGAGCCGAGAGTCAAGCAATATGGAGGATATTTAAGGAATATAATCATAAACCTTTAGTGTCCTCAACAAAGGGGGCCCTGGGACATATGCTGGGGGCAGCAGGTTGTGTGGAAGCAGCCATTACTGTTTTGTCCTGTCACTCAGGAGTGGCCCCGCCCACTCTCAATCTGCACCAACCAGACACTGGAGTGGAACTCGATTATGTCCCATTAGTATCCCGGAAATGGAATGCTGATGTAAGGACAGCTTTAACTAATTCATTTGGATTTGGTGGAACAAATGGGACCCTGTGTATAAGGTCTTTTAGTGATCCTGtctaa
- the LOC105333759 gene encoding rabankyrin-5 isoform X2 yields MAEGEVAKLQNHLSLLREEYVKLQNRLAEVEKKYQIAVAASGQGGDDNFVARLLKTVSDLFDKELYSDLTISLEGSRNLRGHRFVLAARSDYWGVEDLSQVTTLDLSDIKYEVSYALMKWVYTDSIDIKTDELFLLELLRTATRFKLKVLQERCENGLMSFVNMKNCIRFYQTAEEIQAELLKNHCSELISNHWNDFTSEDFEHMPAPLLYQMFKTKTEYPLHTAIRAKREDVVFLYLIEFDAQLVEKLNEVDNRGDLPLDLALSTKQESIAMTLVNHKVDVNRRDNAGKCLLHKAIKRGDEFSATFLIQHHADVNLTTYLDKESPLHMVASYNPEVTGSEVMAGMARLAQKMIDFEADPNLQDASGSTPLHCAVFSKNEPVLKILLDCGKVKFELKNSDGHTPLWLALQQGEELGGTSEQVYSPSSFAAQLISKGASPDAVEPETGDCLLHLCAQCGNSRAGIFLAKHGAKVNLTNSKGETPLHLACLKGLTELVEVLLDKGANPNSQTHTPSTGHLGLEEETTPVSQQTPLHLALVNNHSSIVELFLQHKIHAAHSVDSLKIIPSFNIKDSEGQTVLGLALWSGLHEEAGRLLGAGANINEKNSEGMTLLHQAIEKQDTSSALFLIEHKADLTIKTNDFETPLQHAIRRHLPVVVDVLSKKGANLNIKNQEGDCPLWQALDSGQEDVAQVLVKHGCDVDLWSEGPGKCQQTLLHRAIDENNESIACFLIKNGCDKNSPRRPGLNGEGEDEARDGCSPLHLACTWGLELVVQCLMEYNADVNTKDAEGKTPIHIAIENQHAVIISLLLAHPGLDLTIRDRAGLTPFAAAMTTKNNKAAQAILNREPNAAEQVDNKGYNFLHTAIQKSDIESVLFLMSVQANVNSPTQDSKKLMPLHLAVMAGSEMIVRNLLLAGADINARTRHDETSLHLAAERDHASICSILLGNKIDFDALDENQKNALHIATQAGNINTVRVLLTESRINAEAVNAKGQTPLHNLGQYGKENAAAMFELFRETMPDYPLDIPDSEGNTVLLLAYMNGNGNLCRSLVRAGARLGTMNKQGISIFNAPVATKQLLFKLLDMLSSEPPWSEGEICLECGVKFGIKTRKHHCRHCGRLLCSKCSAKDMPIIKYNLSKPVRVCEMCFDVLSLGGTF; encoded by the exons ATGGCGGAAG GGGAGGTGGCTAAGCTACAGAATCATCTCAGTCTGCTGAGAGAGGAGTATGTCAAGCTCCAGAACCGCTTGGCCGAGGTGGAGAAGAAGTACCAGATTGCAGTGGCTGCTTCGGGACAGGGAGGGGACGACAACTTTGTCGCCAGGTTACTCAAAACCGTCTCCGACCTGTTTGACAAAGAATTGTACAG TGATTTGACCATTAGTCTTGAAGGATCCAGGAATTTGAGGGGCCATCGCTTTGTTTTGGCAGCAAGGAGTGACTATTGGGGGGTGGAGGACCTCTCTCAGGTCACCACTTTAGACCTCTCAG ATATCAAGTATGAGGTTTCCTATGCCCTGATGAAATGGGTGTACACGGACAGCATTGACATTAAGACAGACGAGTTGTTTCTGTTGGAACTTCTGCGTACTGCCACTCGTTTCAAGTTGAAGGTTTTACAAGAAAG GTGTGAGAATGGACTGATGTCTTTTGTCAACATGAAGAATTGTATCAGGTTTTATCAGACAGCTGAGGAAATTCAGGCAGAGCTATTAAAGAATCATTGTTCAGAGCTTATTTCAAACCACTGG AATGATTTTACCAGTGAGGACTTTGAACACATGCCTGCCCCCCTGCTGTATCAGATGTTTAAGACAAAGACCGAGTACCCACTCCACACTGCCATCCGGGCCAAGCGGGAGGATGTGGTCTTCCTTTATCTGATTGAGTTTGATGCCCAG TTAGTGGAGAAGCTGAATGAGGTGGACAACCGGGGTGATCTCCCCTTGGATCTAGCACTGAGCACTAAACAGGAGAGCATTGCCATGACACTTGTCAATCATAAAGTGGACGTCAATCGCCGTGACAATGCAGGGAAATGTCTACTTCACAAGGCTATCAAAAGAG GTGATGAGTTCTCTGCCACATTCCTGATTCAGCATCATGCTGATGTAAATCTGACAACTTACCTGGACAAGGAGAGTCCACTTCACATGGTGGCCAGCTATAACCCGGAGGTCACTGGGTCAGAGGTCATGGCAGGGATGGCCAGGCTAGCACAGAAAATGATCGACTTCGAGGCTGATCCCAACCTACAAGATGCCTCAGGGAG TACGCCACTTCACTGTGCTGTGTTCAGTAAGAATGAGCCAGTGTTGAAGATACTACTGGATTGTGGGAAGGTCAAGTTTGAGCTGAAGAACTCGGATGGTCACACCCCTCTCTGGCTGGCTTTACAACAG GGGGAGGAGCTAGGTGGGACATCAGAACAGGTGTACAGTCCTTCGAGTTTTGCTGCGCAGCTTATCAGTAAGGGAGCCTCCCCAGATGCAGTGGAACCAGAGACAG GTGATTGTCTTTTACATCTCTGTGCTCAGTGTGGTAACTCAAGGGCAGGAATATTTTTAGCCAAACATGGAGCAAAAGTGAATCTCACAAACAGTAAG GGAGAGACTCCTTTACATTTAGCTTGCTTAAAAGGATTAACTGAATTAGTAGAAGTTTTATTAGACAAGGGAGCCAATCCCAACTCACAGACTCATACTCCCTCTACTGGACATCTGGGTCTTGAAGAGGAGACAACTCCTGTATCACAACAAACACCACTTCACCTTGCCTTGGTCAACAACCATTCCAGTATTGTAGAACTCTTTCTTCAACACAAAA TCCATGCTGCACACAGTGTAGACTCCCTGAAGATTATACCAAGCTTCAACATCAAGGATTCTGAGGGTCAAACAGTGCTGGGTCTGGCCCTGTGGTCTGGACTCCACGAAGAGGCTGGGCGACTCCTTGGGGCAGGGGCCAACATCAACGAGAAAAACTCAGAGGGCATGACCTTACTTCACCAGGCCATAGAAAAACAGGACACCAGCAGTGCCTTGTTTCTGATAGAACACAAAGCTGACCTAACCATTAA aaCCAATGATTTTGAGACCCCACTGCAGCATGCTATACGGCGCCACCTACCAGTAGTTGTAGATGTCCTCAGTAAAAAGGGAGCCAACTTAAACATCAAAAACCAAGAGGGAGACTGCCCATTGTGGCAGGCATTGGACTCGGGCCAAGAGGACGTCGCTCAAGTTCTG GTAAAGCATGGTTGTGATGTAGATCTGTGGTCGGAGGGTCCAGGGAAATGTCAACAGACGCTGCTTCACCGGGCCATTGACGAGAACAATGAATCCATCGCCTGCTTCCTCATCAAAAA TGGCTGCGATAAGAACAGTCCACGCCGACCCGGACTGAACGGAGAGGGAGAGGATGAGGCAAG GGATGGGTGTTCCCCACTTCACTTGGCCTGTACCTGGGGCCTGGAGCTAGTGGTACAATGTCTGATGGAGTACAACGCTGATGTCAACACCAAG gatGCAGAGGGAAAGACTCCTATCCACATTGCAATAGAGAACCAGCATGCAGTGATTATCTCCCTTCTACTGGCTCACCCAGGACTAGATCTGACTATCAGGGACAGGGCGGGATTAACTCCCTTTGCCGCTGCTATGACAACCAAAAACAACAAAGCAGCACAGGCTATTCTGAACAGGGAACCTAATGCAGCAGAACAG GTGGATAACAAGGGGTATAACTTTCTCCACACTGCCATACAGAAGAGTGACATAGAGAGTGTGTTGTTTCTGATGAGTGTCCAGGCCAATGTGAACTCCCCCACTCAGGACTCCAAGAAGCTGATGCCTCTCCACCTGGCGGTGATGGCCGGCTCCGAGATGATCGTCAGGAACTTG TTACTTGCTGGAGCAGATATAAATGCCAGAACCCGACATGATGAGACCTCCCTCCATCTGGCAGCAGAAAGGGACCACGCCTCCATCTGTTCCATTCTCCTTGGCAACAAAATTGACTTTGATGCTTTGGATGAGAACCAGAAAAATG CTCTTCACATTGCCACTCAGGCGGGAAACATCAACACTGTGAGAGTGTTACTGACCGAATCTCGAATCAACGCTGAAGCTGTTAACGCCAA GGGACAGACCCCTTTGCATAATCTTGGTCAGTATGGAAAAGAGAATGCAGCAGCCATGTTTGAACTATTCCGAGAAACCATGCCTGACTATCCACTGGATATTCCAGACTCAGAGGGGAATACTG TGCTGCTCCTAGCCTATATGAATGGTAATGGCAACCTTTGTCGCAGTCTGGTGAGGGCAGGTGCTCGTCTAGGAACCATGAACAAACAGGGAATCAGTATATTCAATGCTCCAGTCGCCACAAAACAACTACTCTTTAAACTTTTAG ATATGTTATCCTCAGAACCTCCTTGGTCTGAGGGGGAGATTTGTCTGGAGTGTGGGGTCAAGTTTGGCATCAAAACCAGAAAACATCACTG CCGCCATTGTGGACGATTACTGTGTTCCAAGTGCTCAGCTAAAGACATGCCTATCATTAAGTATAACCTGTCCAAACCTGTACGTGTTTGTGAAATGTGCTTCGATGTTCTAAGCCTCGGAGGGACGTTTTAA
- the LOC105333759 gene encoding rabankyrin-5 isoform X1: MAEGEVAKLQNHLSLLREEYVKLQNRLAEVEKKYQIAVAASGQGGDDNFVARLLKTVSDLFDKELYSDLTISLEGSRNLRGHRFVLAARSDYWGVEDLSQVTTLDLSDIKYEVSYALMKWVYTDSIDIKTDELFLLELLRTATRFKLKVLQERCENGLMSFVNMKNCIRFYQTAEEIQAELLKNHCSELISNHWNDFTSEDFEHMPAPLLYQMFKTKTEYPLHTAIRAKREDVVFLYLIEFDAQLRGKLVEKLNEVDNRGDLPLDLALSTKQESIAMTLVNHKVDVNRRDNAGKCLLHKAIKRGDEFSATFLIQHHADVNLTTYLDKESPLHMVASYNPEVTGSEVMAGMARLAQKMIDFEADPNLQDASGSTPLHCAVFSKNEPVLKILLDCGKVKFELKNSDGHTPLWLALQQGEELGGTSEQVYSPSSFAAQLISKGASPDAVEPETGDCLLHLCAQCGNSRAGIFLAKHGAKVNLTNSKGETPLHLACLKGLTELVEVLLDKGANPNSQTHTPSTGHLGLEEETTPVSQQTPLHLALVNNHSSIVELFLQHKIHAAHSVDSLKIIPSFNIKDSEGQTVLGLALWSGLHEEAGRLLGAGANINEKNSEGMTLLHQAIEKQDTSSALFLIEHKADLTIKTNDFETPLQHAIRRHLPVVVDVLSKKGANLNIKNQEGDCPLWQALDSGQEDVAQVLVKHGCDVDLWSEGPGKCQQTLLHRAIDENNESIACFLIKNGCDKNSPRRPGLNGEGEDEARDGCSPLHLACTWGLELVVQCLMEYNADVNTKDAEGKTPIHIAIENQHAVIISLLLAHPGLDLTIRDRAGLTPFAAAMTTKNNKAAQAILNREPNAAEQVDNKGYNFLHTAIQKSDIESVLFLMSVQANVNSPTQDSKKLMPLHLAVMAGSEMIVRNLLLAGADINARTRHDETSLHLAAERDHASICSILLGNKIDFDALDENQKNALHIATQAGNINTVRVLLTESRINAEAVNAKGQTPLHNLGQYGKENAAAMFELFRETMPDYPLDIPDSEGNTVLLLAYMNGNGNLCRSLVRAGARLGTMNKQGISIFNAPVATKQLLFKLLDMLSSEPPWSEGEICLECGVKFGIKTRKHHCRHCGRLLCSKCSAKDMPIIKYNLSKPVRVCEMCFDVLSLGGTF, from the exons ATGGCGGAAG GGGAGGTGGCTAAGCTACAGAATCATCTCAGTCTGCTGAGAGAGGAGTATGTCAAGCTCCAGAACCGCTTGGCCGAGGTGGAGAAGAAGTACCAGATTGCAGTGGCTGCTTCGGGACAGGGAGGGGACGACAACTTTGTCGCCAGGTTACTCAAAACCGTCTCCGACCTGTTTGACAAAGAATTGTACAG TGATTTGACCATTAGTCTTGAAGGATCCAGGAATTTGAGGGGCCATCGCTTTGTTTTGGCAGCAAGGAGTGACTATTGGGGGGTGGAGGACCTCTCTCAGGTCACCACTTTAGACCTCTCAG ATATCAAGTATGAGGTTTCCTATGCCCTGATGAAATGGGTGTACACGGACAGCATTGACATTAAGACAGACGAGTTGTTTCTGTTGGAACTTCTGCGTACTGCCACTCGTTTCAAGTTGAAGGTTTTACAAGAAAG GTGTGAGAATGGACTGATGTCTTTTGTCAACATGAAGAATTGTATCAGGTTTTATCAGACAGCTGAGGAAATTCAGGCAGAGCTATTAAAGAATCATTGTTCAGAGCTTATTTCAAACCACTGG AATGATTTTACCAGTGAGGACTTTGAACACATGCCTGCCCCCCTGCTGTATCAGATGTTTAAGACAAAGACCGAGTACCCACTCCACACTGCCATCCGGGCCAAGCGGGAGGATGTGGTCTTCCTTTATCTGATTGAGTTTGATGCCCAG CTCCGTGGAAAG TTAGTGGAGAAGCTGAATGAGGTGGACAACCGGGGTGATCTCCCCTTGGATCTAGCACTGAGCACTAAACAGGAGAGCATTGCCATGACACTTGTCAATCATAAAGTGGACGTCAATCGCCGTGACAATGCAGGGAAATGTCTACTTCACAAGGCTATCAAAAGAG GTGATGAGTTCTCTGCCACATTCCTGATTCAGCATCATGCTGATGTAAATCTGACAACTTACCTGGACAAGGAGAGTCCACTTCACATGGTGGCCAGCTATAACCCGGAGGTCACTGGGTCAGAGGTCATGGCAGGGATGGCCAGGCTAGCACAGAAAATGATCGACTTCGAGGCTGATCCCAACCTACAAGATGCCTCAGGGAG TACGCCACTTCACTGTGCTGTGTTCAGTAAGAATGAGCCAGTGTTGAAGATACTACTGGATTGTGGGAAGGTCAAGTTTGAGCTGAAGAACTCGGATGGTCACACCCCTCTCTGGCTGGCTTTACAACAG GGGGAGGAGCTAGGTGGGACATCAGAACAGGTGTACAGTCCTTCGAGTTTTGCTGCGCAGCTTATCAGTAAGGGAGCCTCCCCAGATGCAGTGGAACCAGAGACAG GTGATTGTCTTTTACATCTCTGTGCTCAGTGTGGTAACTCAAGGGCAGGAATATTTTTAGCCAAACATGGAGCAAAAGTGAATCTCACAAACAGTAAG GGAGAGACTCCTTTACATTTAGCTTGCTTAAAAGGATTAACTGAATTAGTAGAAGTTTTATTAGACAAGGGAGCCAATCCCAACTCACAGACTCATACTCCCTCTACTGGACATCTGGGTCTTGAAGAGGAGACAACTCCTGTATCACAACAAACACCACTTCACCTTGCCTTGGTCAACAACCATTCCAGTATTGTAGAACTCTTTCTTCAACACAAAA TCCATGCTGCACACAGTGTAGACTCCCTGAAGATTATACCAAGCTTCAACATCAAGGATTCTGAGGGTCAAACAGTGCTGGGTCTGGCCCTGTGGTCTGGACTCCACGAAGAGGCTGGGCGACTCCTTGGGGCAGGGGCCAACATCAACGAGAAAAACTCAGAGGGCATGACCTTACTTCACCAGGCCATAGAAAAACAGGACACCAGCAGTGCCTTGTTTCTGATAGAACACAAAGCTGACCTAACCATTAA aaCCAATGATTTTGAGACCCCACTGCAGCATGCTATACGGCGCCACCTACCAGTAGTTGTAGATGTCCTCAGTAAAAAGGGAGCCAACTTAAACATCAAAAACCAAGAGGGAGACTGCCCATTGTGGCAGGCATTGGACTCGGGCCAAGAGGACGTCGCTCAAGTTCTG GTAAAGCATGGTTGTGATGTAGATCTGTGGTCGGAGGGTCCAGGGAAATGTCAACAGACGCTGCTTCACCGGGCCATTGACGAGAACAATGAATCCATCGCCTGCTTCCTCATCAAAAA TGGCTGCGATAAGAACAGTCCACGCCGACCCGGACTGAACGGAGAGGGAGAGGATGAGGCAAG GGATGGGTGTTCCCCACTTCACTTGGCCTGTACCTGGGGCCTGGAGCTAGTGGTACAATGTCTGATGGAGTACAACGCTGATGTCAACACCAAG gatGCAGAGGGAAAGACTCCTATCCACATTGCAATAGAGAACCAGCATGCAGTGATTATCTCCCTTCTACTGGCTCACCCAGGACTAGATCTGACTATCAGGGACAGGGCGGGATTAACTCCCTTTGCCGCTGCTATGACAACCAAAAACAACAAAGCAGCACAGGCTATTCTGAACAGGGAACCTAATGCAGCAGAACAG GTGGATAACAAGGGGTATAACTTTCTCCACACTGCCATACAGAAGAGTGACATAGAGAGTGTGTTGTTTCTGATGAGTGTCCAGGCCAATGTGAACTCCCCCACTCAGGACTCCAAGAAGCTGATGCCTCTCCACCTGGCGGTGATGGCCGGCTCCGAGATGATCGTCAGGAACTTG TTACTTGCTGGAGCAGATATAAATGCCAGAACCCGACATGATGAGACCTCCCTCCATCTGGCAGCAGAAAGGGACCACGCCTCCATCTGTTCCATTCTCCTTGGCAACAAAATTGACTTTGATGCTTTGGATGAGAACCAGAAAAATG CTCTTCACATTGCCACTCAGGCGGGAAACATCAACACTGTGAGAGTGTTACTGACCGAATCTCGAATCAACGCTGAAGCTGTTAACGCCAA GGGACAGACCCCTTTGCATAATCTTGGTCAGTATGGAAAAGAGAATGCAGCAGCCATGTTTGAACTATTCCGAGAAACCATGCCTGACTATCCACTGGATATTCCAGACTCAGAGGGGAATACTG TGCTGCTCCTAGCCTATATGAATGGTAATGGCAACCTTTGTCGCAGTCTGGTGAGGGCAGGTGCTCGTCTAGGAACCATGAACAAACAGGGAATCAGTATATTCAATGCTCCAGTCGCCACAAAACAACTACTCTTTAAACTTTTAG ATATGTTATCCTCAGAACCTCCTTGGTCTGAGGGGGAGATTTGTCTGGAGTGTGGGGTCAAGTTTGGCATCAAAACCAGAAAACATCACTG CCGCCATTGTGGACGATTACTGTGTTCCAAGTGCTCAGCTAAAGACATGCCTATCATTAAGTATAACCTGTCCAAACCTGTACGTGTTTGTGAAATGTGCTTCGATGTTCTAAGCCTCGGAGGGACGTTTTAA